Sequence from the Miscanthus floridulus cultivar M001 chromosome 16, ASM1932011v1, whole genome shotgun sequence genome:
GGCGActgacggcggcggtggtggatcgCTTGTCACGTTGCTTGGTCCAGTGGGAACCTTCCTCAGCACCGGCAAGTCGACCACAGGTCTCTCAGCCACTTgagacggcggtggtggtgggtcGCTGGTCTCGTTGCTTGGTCCAGTAGGAACCTTTCTCAGCACCGGGAAGTCGACGACAGGGCTCTCAGCCACTtgagacggtggcggcggcgggtcgCTGGTCTCGTTGCTCGGTCCAGTTGGGACCTCCCTCAGCACCGGGAAGTCGATGACAGGGCTCTCAGCCACTtgagacggtggcggcggcgggtcgCTGGTCTCGTTGCTTGGTCCGGTTGGGACCTGCCTCAGCACCGCAAAACCCTCGCCGCTCAGTGCTGCCGGCGAGCGGCGTGTGGCCGATGCCATGGAAGAGAGCGTCGTCAGCCGCAGGAGGATGAGCAGCGGCAGCAGCGCCACTGCGGTGATCTTGTGCCCCAGCCGGGCCATAGCTACTTGCCAATTCTCTATCTCTATACCACGACCTCGATCTCAACTTGTGCTTGTTGGTGGTGTGGTGGCAAACGATACGCAGGGCCATGTATTTATAGGGTCTCCGCTCTGTGAAACAATTAATTTTGTTGGTGAGAACTGAAACGAGATTTACTACGTGTAATGCAGTATATTTATTGCTTTTGAAACATAAATCTGGCAGGTTTATTAGCACCAATTAATCCCCATCcccacacttgctgaattttctTCTCTGGGTCTCCGTCCACTAAAGAATCCAATTATGGGATCTGTATCGGTCAAACTAgttcaagtttgatcaagtttttaTAAAATGGTACtaacatttatgtctctaaataaatttattatgacaATATATTCTATCactaatttaatgatacttattttgtatcataaatattaatactccctcccttttaaattataagtcgttttgacttttttggtatatctattttgctatgtatctatacatagcaaaatggatgtatcaaaatagtcaaagcgacttataatttagaacggagagagtatgtttttatataaatttagtcagagTTCAAACTGTTTGACTCAATTGCGTTCTTTTGTGAACGCAGGGAGTACTCTATATTTTGTCCACCGATTAAATGATTTGGTTTCCGTGTCTGCTGTATTGCACCTAACCAAATCAAAATTCAGAATGATTTTGTTCTAGTTTCTGCTCTTGTCTGCCTGGCATCTGAATTTAATTTTTGAAACATATATTATTGCAAAAAAACTTAATTTGGAACATATATGGTCCATCTAGCATGGCCGCAGGGATGGTTGGACCTTGCTTGGAATGAGGAATGCAAGCCAAATAGCAAATATACATGGGCCACGTACATTCGAAGTAGGATATGCATGGTACGACGCGATCAGGATTGGActttttaaataaaataaattggaCAGAAAAACTGTCAAATATATTAAAAAAGGAAGATGACTAgatataaaacaaaaaaaattagaatGGAGCAATCGGCTCTCAATAACAAAAGCAACTAGCGACGAGCTAACAACTAAAGACTACACGAGAAGGTTACATCGAGACATCAACACGGCCCACATAAGAAGGAAAGATTAGGCTTATTATTaatcacaatacacatcacaaTTGATTGACATCTTTGGAATTTGGAAAAATAAAAACCTCAAGAATAGCATCGAGCACACAATAAATTATCCTTGAATTTAAGGCTACACGTCTACTCTCCCGTGATAAGACATACACGCATTTCTAGTATAATTCAACAAAAGGGAAATGGAATAGTAATAACCCAAAAAACAAAAACAGGAAAcaaaatggattttttttattgtttcaaaaagaaaagaaatggatttttttttcctttttaggcAATCTATGCACTTTTGTTTCAGGAACACCCAGACAGCCAGCCAAAATACTTAACTACATGCTTTAAATTGATTTTTTTCCTTTTGAGGAAATCTATGCACTTTTGTTTTAGAAAATTTAAAATTCACTGATCCTGACTAGCAATTATTCAAATTATGTTGGTGTTAATTTACAAAGTTGTATACCAATTCAATATTCATAATTGATATACAATTTTATACATTATATGGATTTATTCAATTTGATATTCAAATTAATATTAAGATGGTTTTATATGGGTGTTAATTTGAATTGATATACAAATACAACTTTGTACAACCATCTTAACTAAGATGGTTTTATTAGTACAAATTATCACCCTGGACATTCTATTGTTGACAGGACAAAACAAATCACCAAAGAGAGTATACATTGAATTTCATAACAAAATAATTGAAGGTCGATTCTACAGTGCACCAGTTTAGACTTGTGTAAGCGTCCAGGCTGAAATACTTGACAAAAATCCAGTGTGTTAAAGTTGTCTCATCAAGTGCCAACCCAACTGCATTGGGGATACCCTGACCAAGAAGTCCTGCGGAACAATCATATGGAAACCGAAACTTTCAGTTTTACAGTACAGCAGAGAAACTTGCACGTGTAAGCTCTGTAGGGAAGAAAACAGACCAGACGAAACTTCAACTCACAGTCTCAAAGTTTTCAGGGTGCCCGGTGTGATGCTTCCCCGTTGCCTGAACTGCTTCAAGTCGTCGTGCAACACTATAGTAGCCGTTAAAACAGCAAGCAGCTCAGCTAAACATGAGTGATGAGGGGTCCACTTGTGTAAGGTAGTTCAAAAAGTACTTTGCTTTCTTGAGTTTATTTTATTCATGAAGCAAAATCTAACCTATATATTGAATCTACCATGGTTTAGCTTTCTGTGGGACATAGTTCATGAAGAAATAGTAGTAATTAACAAGTGTAATTGGTCAGACTGTCCAGGCTATGTAGCTCTAGTCTGGTATATAGTATATGTGCAGGTGTGATGCGTTCAATGAAATGCCAATTCTTTTGGAAAAATGGAGCAGAGAAGCTATATATAGCACTTAATCATAGGAACACTACTGCCATTGGAAATGTGTTATATTGCCGACTTGTTAACTCATGCATATATTATATTCAGACATTCAGTTAACAACTACGGATGTTTCAGTTAGAATGGTTCTGAAAACAGAACATTAGCATGATTCAGTAATAATTACAAAACATATAGAGCATCTGCTAGTTAATGGTTTTCCATAGCATGGATCAGTTTACTGAAAATAACTACATGTATTCAGTTGACAAATATTGCACATATAAATCTTAAAATAGGCTGTTTCAGTTACCATGGTTCTGAAAACAATATATTAGCATTGTTCAGTAATCTGAAAAAAACGTATTACTAATAACGATGATGAGGAGTCGATAAGGATGATAAGGAGTCGGCGCGCGTCGGGGGACCTCCACCAGCTCCAAGCCTCCAATGGGTTAGGCTGATCTGGTGTGACGACCTCCATGGCGATGGCCATGAAGGTGAGGTTCCAGAGCACGACGATGACCTTGGAGTAGGCCTAATTGGTGTGGCGCTGCTTGAGGTATTGTTCTGCAATGCAAGCATTCACAATAATTTCGATTTTTTATACGGCTCGACCAATTATCCCATCTCTCATGTTCATGCGTTGTGATTATGTAAGCAGGGTATATGATCTGAGAAAGCCTGAAATGACAGGAGCAGAAATACGAATACCTGCTGACGAGCAACTGAATCCTCCTCTCCTCGTCCCCGACCTCCACATCCCAGTCGGTCCTGAGCCCCGGACGCTTCTGCTCCTTCCTCTCCGTTGCATCCGCCTCGATGCCGTCGTCCAGTAGGCAACGGAACCCGTCGCCCCTCCTCGCCACGAGCATCTCCCTTAGGCCCTCGAGCCCGCCCTCCTCCCCGTCCCAACCGCATGGGGGCCCCACGAGCGCGCGATACTCCGCGGCAACCGCACGCAGGTGGGTATCCTCCTCGTCCTTCGTCCCAATCTCCTCGTCGCATGGATTGAGTGACGCAGCAGCAACTGCCACGACCGTGGTCACACCGAATCCATCCCTCGCTCAATGGATCAGGGCGCCGTCCCAACGGACTGGACACCGCCACGCTGGTCAGTGATGGACACGGAAGGCGTGCCGCTGCCGTCGTCGCCCCAGCCGGCCACGGGCCGCTGGGCGAGCGCGCGAGGGAGGCAGGTGGAAGGTCGGTAGCGAGGGGTGAATAGGCTataaattttttttctataaacataCTAGAGCAAGTGATTAGTAACATAAATGACAAAATATAATTTTGCTCAGCTCTACAGAGGTTGCAAGCCATCTAtgcaataattctagttactatgatcactagacacaaacaatggctatgtcactactcactaatagCTCTCAACAAGTTTACACAAAGAGCTCCACTATgtgatactaaactagcaagtaagataaagctctcaaatctaattatactaaagagcttgacaactagtttgcaaagaatgtaaaagagtgagtataatgattataccgccacgtcgaggaatgaaccaatcattaGACGAAGACaatccaatcaccgggagaaattcAATCATACaaaagacacaagatttttctcctgaggttcacgtgcttgtcgacacgctagtccccgttgtgttgaccaacacttgtggttcgacagctaagaggtgttgcacgaattttctctacacaattggacaccgcaagaacctatccacaagtgaggtagctcaatgacacgagcaatttactagagttgcatTTGGCGCTCCACTGGAGAAGACACAAGATCCCTCACAAGCAACAGTCAATGTTCCAGGTTTTCACCACTAACTCTTTAAAATCAGGTTGCTCAAGCCACCATTTTTCAAACCtaaacaactttgattttttctGTTCATGAATACCACAATTCAAAATCAAAGGTAAATGATCACTTCCTACCCTAGCCTTTGCTATAACACTAGAGAGAGGATATTTCTGATCAAAAGCTATGTTACAAAAGAACTTATCAATAGCAGCCATAATTCGTTGCTCTTGATTATTTGTCCAAGTATATGATCTAGTAGAGTTTTTCAATTCCATCAAACCAAAGCCATGAATCCATTCGTTAAACAGGTCCACCCATTTTTGGAGATTTCATTACTTTTGTCTTTTGAATTAGAAACCAAATTAAAATTGTTATATTCTTTAGATCGTCTAGGTGTAGATCCAGTGggtgagttcttttctatttGGGACAATTAGTGATTTAGAGATTCAGAGGgagtaggagacagagagagagaaagggaaatgTAGGAACATCTGACCGTCAGAGGGGTTGGAGGAGCTCCCTGTCTTCGGCTAGTTCGCCGGTGATgatctgcgctagggcagcgacgggcGATGAAGTAGCggtggagaccggcggtggtggtaaaggcagtggcgcttcccgccgctggcagtgccaccctctggatcggattagggttaggaccgtggggctgtggcggcggtgaacctcgtaccctgAGCCGTTTgcccccacctcctctttataggcactgtgcgacgggggcccaccagtcAGTAGTTGGCtagacgtccccgatcaggacgcggtcaaggggtccgtcttgaccgttgggtcaagacggatgagatcaattctaacattatctcccttgatctcaactcatactttaactttaaactttgactttaatccctttcacttttatttgttccatcacggattagtgcatagagcatgcttcatcgtcatggtcaatcgccgatagacttaacagctacaatacacgtctctgttttgaaacagattcttcatcttttgggccctttattgtccggaaattataggctataccataaacccatgtcgactgtgtgttctctaaacacactgggtggtaagccttttgtacgcagatccgcaagcacttgcttgttacttttatgttcaatacttttagtatgattccggactttctccttcacaacgtataactttaacgtcaatgtgtttggcagcacacttgaccgttgttataggagcgaactacttaaatggttattgctgttgaataccattatcaattccgggtgtaagttcttttaaccatttcgcctgtccttaagcctcataacaagctataccatagttatgcatctttgatgacaccacaactgtttctttggagcttttccacaataaaactccaactgcgagtgttagctactatgtgggtttcactaaatatctcgccaaaatttaacttttgtacccacaactatttgagagtacttattctttcttactcaccatgaggcctataaatctttgcacaattgcaaaacattctcaactccattccagtgatctacatctggactggacttctgccaaaacatcccggatacataaactgTGTAAGGGTATGTTCTTGCTTATAAGCATtcagtaagcttccaacagctgaagcatataggacgtccatttgaccgatctcacatttattcttggaacactgaaagttctaaaaactattacccttgactataggaacaggcgtaggtttattcacatatatactttatttctttataatcttctctgagtatacacttgagataattctaataccccttttccttttatcTCGGTAAGTTCCAATCCATGGAACAAATGATGCTTTACCAagaccattctcattgaaacttgaggacaagaactgtttcttctccaacagtagattaacaccactactagcgagtaaggtgctacccacatgcaggattaggaaaataaattttccatgtttaaactttgcataaatacaattgtcctctgcattctctttaaaacccaaactttcttattgtactgtcaaactttaagaaccactgtcttgaagcttgctttaatccataaatgaatttctttaggAAACATCCCTTTATGTTCTTTTCCtttcacgacaaaaccttttgagttatgccatgtaaacttttccatacaaatctccgttgaggaatgtgtctttacatccttctgatgtaactgtaaatcgtaatgtgccactaataccattatgattctaaaagaatccttgcatgctcattataatctattccttctctttatgtaaatcatttcaccacaagtggcgctttatagctttccatattccctttggagtcacatttgtcttgcagacccattacagcctactgttttggctccattggaaatttcttctaagtccctaacatcgttggtatttatcgatttcatttcatcttcctttgcttcttgccatttagacgagtgaacacctctcatggcttcttcaaatgaggtgaaatcactctccatttgaatttctttcttaacattgactccttagtcaccagaaatatctgattttcttattctttgagaccttctggggcctcgtggcacttctttcatatagggctattgttactcttcattgccaaaaggcaattATTCTATAGCCTCctatatcacaagatccttgtttacttattcatcttctttaagtatgtcatacaacatcaacatgtattaagcaatttgttgctctaaaacactgtagtggatatgtaatcccacttctattcaagctttaggtatctacataccatgctcccccagattactccatcctttttaaagatggtgtatcttcaaatttcttattttgggtttaatctttcAAAACTCGAATGGTGCTTTAAGCACCGCCTTAATAACTTTGAGactcgtccagtatgaatactagccgactatgctatcttcctatcgggactgtaaaaggtccaggaatttagctatttctttactttaggggtatcgtttttatgaccgtcttactccctcaacgatcacattcatcttttatagatcacttttaccttcaatgcatagtatgcattgcattatctgaagtatggggaagtatctttcttaattgtctttcttaattaatcttacatttctcccccttgaaatgtggtatgaacttttctaccacaatttcaaaacattcagaactcttgtgaatgaggaaactttgattacttacttcatccacatgattacatcatgcaaacaaaattcgtatgggagtacattttcctcattacacttcaaaactcaacatagtctattattatcaatacttctgcaagtcacacttgcatatcattcttatcttttggttcacatgcaactttcttttgttcttaaactcattgagtacttaatgaccatgacacaatcagagtgtacggtcaatactaggatagcataaaagCTACctcaaacttctctccatgtgcgggatacacttagagcacatgagtcatcacatccttctcccgccatgcgggataagtactatgccaaactctcccgccatgcaggattggttaacatatgtattatgccaactttaccccgccatgcgggtattttctcaaacttttcccgccatgcgggtactatcacaaacttttcccgccatgcgagatAATTCTCTTGAACAGACATAATtgccaggattggctcgtgttcaatcatcaaattcagaaataaatctgaatattcttttaacacacatgtttaatccaatgttagtcaaattaaacatgtatatgacttttacaactctcataagtgaaactgaaaataaattcttctccacagagagtacataaaagacatttctcaatgaagactctcattgatctatctcttttcttggatcaatattctagaattcttttcttttgaagccattctttaaagagaacacagtcccttaaCCAATGGCaatctttcatacataacttgcccttaggcatttcatcatctgagtcataagtacccagctcatttctcttactgccttcaagaatgaaagcatggaggtcttttgtctgaaaaaatattcaataataatgctcattaaactttgaaatctttatgttctattctatatcaccgttgggtagaaatagaataaaacaccattcttctacattaattccacatcaccgttgagcagaaatggaattaacgtatagaaattcaataatcttgaaaacatagaactactcctcaaaattaaattctcccgttggttcgaatttaattagaagacaatcaacttcattgcagcggaaacataaaaatacatttctctagtttaagagcattccttgatctttatcttttctctgaaaaattgatcactttgatgcaaaattcatcagagatttaaactttaaacataaaactcataaaattataatattgttatcatcaatgttggtcagaaaataataataccataatttaactttaaacttaaactcataaataaacttataatattgttatcatcaacgttggtcagaaaataacaatattataatttatcttaactatcaaccgattattcctccaattaaaatttttCCAGCTGGTTCtaattttaactggaggataaacttttcatcatttactgaataactatagctgctcttcaaattagaagacaataaacctttaactttgcagcggaaaattgacaaaatttcttttctacatttcagaagcattttactgtactttTCTACTCTCTGAAAATTCTAACACGTTGGTGCAATAATTATCAGAGATTTTAAATCATTCTTTGAAtgaaatcatcaaaatttgcttctgaaaaataataaaacaattcTTAATCATCACTGTGCATTCTGGCCCGGTCCAGCGCTGTGTAGCCCGGAGCCCAGCAGCAGCAGTGCGCGCGGCCCAGCTGCTCACGCGCTCGGCCCATATGCTACAGCAGCGCGCGGCCCGCAATCAGCAGCAGCGCACGGCCCACCACTACGCGCGTGCCTTCCTCcccacgcccaggccgcaacctgggcctgggccaggaaaGCTCAATCCCGCCTGGGCTGCGAAACGGCCCATTCGATCTCCTCGCCGTC
This genomic interval carries:
- the LOC136513607 gene encoding uncharacterized protein, whose protein sequence is MARLGHKITAVALLPLLILLRLTTLSSMASATRRSPAALSGEGFAVLRQVPTGPSNETSDPPPPPSQVAESPVIDFPVLREVPTGPSNETSDPPPPPSQVAESPVVDFPVLRKVPTGPSNETSDPPPPPSQVAERPVVDLPVLRKVPTGPSNVTSDPPPPPSVATSAWFPELQGRF